A stretch of DNA from Bradyrhizobium algeriense:
CCCCGAGACCGGCGAAGAAATCTACCATTCGTTCCTCGGCGTGCCGATCCTGCGGGCCGGCAACACGCTCGGCGTGCTGGTCGTCCAGAACCGCGCCAAGCGCACCTATGTCGAGGAAGAGGTCGAGGCGCTGCAGACCACCGCCATGGTGCTGGCGGAAATGATCGCCTCCGGCGAACTGGCGGCGCTGGCACAACCCGGCGCGGAACCGGCGGCGCGGCATTCCCTGCACAAGACGGGCGCGATCCTCTCCGACGGCATCGCGCTCGGCCATGTCGTGCTGCACGAGCCGCGCGTCGTCATCACCAACTACATCGCCGAAGACCTGCCGAAGGAAATCAAGAAGCTGGATGCGGCGCTGACCAAGCTGCGCGCCGACCTCGACCGCATGCTGGAGCGCGGCGACGTCGCCGAGGGCGGCGAGCACCGCGAGGTGCTGGAAGCCTATCGGATGTTCGCCAACGACCACGGCTGGTCGCACAAATTGCACGAGGCGGTCGCCACCGGCCTCACCGCCGAAGCCGCCGTCGAACGCGTGCAGTCCGACACCCGCGCGCGCATGCTGCGCTCGACCGATCCCTATTTGCGCGACCGCCTGCACGATCTGGAAGATCTCGGCCACCGCTTGATGCGGCAATTGGTGGGGCAGGACCACGCGCCGTCGCGCGAGCAGCTTCCCGAAAACGCCATCCTGATCGCGCGCGCGATGGGCCCCGCGGCGCTGCTCGACTATGACCGCAAGCGCCTGCGCGGACTGGTGCTGGAGGAAGGCACCGCCAACTCCCACGTCTCGATCGTGGCGCGCGCACTCGGTATCCCCGCCGTCGGTGAGGTGCCGAACGCGCCCGGCATCGCCGATCCCGGCGACGCCATCATCGTCGACGGCACTTCGGGCTCGATCTATGTCCGCCCCTCGGCCGAGATCGAATCGGCCTATGCCGAGCGGGTGCGGTTTCGTGCGCGGCGGCAGGCGCAGTATGCCGCGCTGCGTGACATGCCTTGCGTCACCAAGGACGGCCAGCCGGTCGAACTGATGATCAATGCGGGCCTCGTGATCGACCTGCCGCATATCGACGACACCGGTAGCGCCGGCATCGGGCTGTTCCGCACCGAGTTGCAGTTCATGGTCGGCCAGAGCCTGCCGCGATCCTCCGACCAGCTGGCGCTCTATCGCACCGTACTGGACGCCGCCGGCTCCAAGCCCGTGACGTTCCGCACCCTCGATATCGGCGGCGACAAGGCGCTGCCCTATATGGAGACCGTGGTCGAGGAAAATCCCGCGCTCGGCTGGCGGGCGATCCGGCTCGGGCTGGACCGGCCAGGACTATTGCGCGGCCAGATCCGCGCGTTGCTGCGGGCCGGCGGCGGCCGCGCGCTGAAGATCATGTTCCCGATGATTTCCGATGTCGCCGAATTCGACCAGGCCAAGGCGATTGTCGAGCGCGAGCTGACCTATTTGCGCCAGCACGGCCATGCGCTGCCGGAACGGATCGACGTCGGCACCATGGTGGAAGTGCCGGCGCTGCTCTATCAGCTCGACGAACTCTTAAAGAAGGTCGATTTCGTTTCGGTCGGATCGAACGACCTGTTCCAGTTCATGTTCGCGGTCGATCGCGGCAACGCCAAGGTTTCCGAACGGTTCGACACCATGTCGGCGCCGATCATGCGTGCGCTGCGCGACATCGTGCGCAAGGCCGATGCGGCGAAGAAGACGGCGTCGCTGTGCGGCGAGATGGCCTCAAAGCCGCTCGGCGCGCTGGCCCTGATTGCGCTGGGTTACCGCTCGCTGTCGCTGTCCGCCACCGGGCACGGTCCGGTGAAGGCCATGATCCTCGACCTCGACGCCAAGAAGGCCGAGGCTGTCATCATGCCGCTGCTCGACGCGCCGGCCGGCAGCGTCTCGATCCGGAAGAAACTGACGGAATTCGCGGAAGCCGAGGGGCTGTCGTTGTAGCGAGGCTCGGTCCCGACAACTTAGCCGTCCGCATCCGCTGCCCTGAGAACAACGCCATGCTACCCGAAGCCAAACTCGATATCCTGCTCGCCCACCACGCCTCGCTCGAAGCCGAGTTGCTGGGCCAGGTGAATTCCGAGAAATACGTCCAGATCACGCGCGAGCTCGCCGAGCTCAACCCGCTGATCGACGCGGTGAAAGACTATCGCGCGGCACGGGCCGAGATTACGGGCGCCGAATCGCTGCTGGCGGATTCCGCCAGCGATCCGGAAATACGCAGCATGGCCGAAGCCGAGCTCGAAACGCTGCAGGCGCGCGTGGCCGAACTGGAGCAGAAGATCCGGGTGGCGCTGCTGCCCAAGGACGCCATGGACGACCGCAACGTGATGCTGGAAATCCGCGCCGGCACCGGCGGCGACGAAGCCTCGCTGTTCGCCGGCGACCTGTTCCGGATGTATGAGCGGTTTGCCTCCCTGCAGGGTTGGAAGGTCGAGGTGATCTCGGCCTCCGAAGGCACCATGGGCGGCTTCAAGGAAATCGTCGCCGAAGTGCAGGGCCGCGGCGCGTTCGCCAAGCTGAAATTCGAATCCGGCGTGCACCGCGTGCAGCGCGTGCCCGACACCGAAACGCAGGGGCGCATTCACACTTCGGCGGCAACGGTCGCCGTGCTGCCCGAGGTCGAAGACGTCGATGTCGACATCAAGAACGACGATCTGCGAATCGAGACCATGCGCGCGCAGGGCGCCGGCGGCCAGCACGTCAACAAGACCGAGTCAGCCATCCGCATCACCCATATTCCGACCGGCATCGTGGTGATGATGCAGGACAGCCGCTCGCAGCACAAGAACCGCGCCTCCGCGATGAACATCCTGCGCTCGCGCATCTATGACGCCGAACGCCAGCGCGTCGATGCCGCGCGCTCCGCCGATCGCAAGGAGAAGGTCGGCTCCGGCGACCGAAGCGAGCGCATCCGCACCTATAATTTCCCGCAAGGCCGCGTCACCGACCACCGCATCAACCTGACGCTCTACAAATTGCCGCAGGTGATTTCGGGCGAGGCGCTGGGCGAATTGATCGACGCGCTGACGACCGAGCATCAGGCCGCCCAGCTTGCTGCGCAAGGCGCGGTGGCGTGAGCGCACCGACCGTCGAGGCCGCGCGGCGCGCGCTCGCAGCGAGACTCAAAACCGCCGCCGTCGAATCCGCCGAACTCGACGCGCGGCTCCTGACAGGCCATGCACTTGGCCTCGACCTGACCGGCTTGATATCGGCCGCACGCCGCCAACTCACCCCGGACGAATCGGCACGCCTTGAGGAATTCGCGCGCCGTCATCTCGCGGGCGAGCCGGTTGCGCGCATTCTCGGCGAGAAGGAATTTTGGGGCCTGCCGCTGCAGCTCTCATCCGCGACGCTGGTGCCGCGGCCCGATACCGAGACGGTAGTCGAACTGGCGCTGGAACTGCTGCGCGCCAATGGCGACCTCGATCGCCCGTTGCGCATCGCCGACCTCGGCACCGGCACCGGCGCAATTCTTCTGGCGCTGCTGTCCGAATTGCCGGCGGCGCAAGGATTCGGGACCGACATTTCGCAAGCCGCCTTGCAAACCGCCGAAGCCAATGCAGCGCGCGCAGGGCTATCGGATCGCGCGACGTTCATCGCGTGCGATTATGCAAGCGGACTAATCGGCCCGTTCGATCTGATCGTTTCGAATCCGCCCTATATCCGCACGGCGGATATCGATGGGCTGGCGGCAGAGGTGCGGAATCATGATCCGCCGGCCGCGCTCGATGG
This window harbors:
- the prmC gene encoding peptide chain release factor N(5)-glutamine methyltransferase yields the protein MSAPTVEAARRALAARLKTAAVESAELDARLLTGHALGLDLTGLISAARRQLTPDESARLEEFARRHLAGEPVARILGEKEFWGLPLQLSSATLVPRPDTETVVELALELLRANGDLDRPLRIADLGTGTGAILLALLSELPAAQGFGTDISQAALQTAEANAARAGLSDRATFIACDYASGLIGPFDLIVSNPPYIRTADIDGLAAEVRNHDPPAALDGGADGLDAYRALIPQAARLLAAGAPLVVEAGEGQSGPIQALMATAGLMPVTAPKADLAGIPRAVAGHKMAR
- the prfA gene encoding peptide chain release factor 1, with the protein product MLPEAKLDILLAHHASLEAELLGQVNSEKYVQITRELAELNPLIDAVKDYRAARAEITGAESLLADSASDPEIRSMAEAELETLQARVAELEQKIRVALLPKDAMDDRNVMLEIRAGTGGDEASLFAGDLFRMYERFASLQGWKVEVISASEGTMGGFKEIVAEVQGRGAFAKLKFESGVHRVQRVPDTETQGRIHTSAATVAVLPEVEDVDVDIKNDDLRIETMRAQGAGGQHVNKTESAIRITHIPTGIVVMMQDSRSQHKNRASAMNILRSRIYDAERQRVDAARSADRKEKVGSGDRSERIRTYNFPQGRVTDHRINLTLYKLPQVISGEALGELIDALTTEHQAAQLAAQGAVA
- the ptsP gene encoding phosphoenolpyruvate--protein phosphotransferase; the protein is MRSTSGGPRVLLRRLRETMAEKVSAQERLDKIVVLIAANMVAEVCSCYVLRIDNTLELYATEGLNRDAVHRTVLNAHEGLVGLVASEASPLNLSDAQNHPAFSFRPETGEEIYHSFLGVPILRAGNTLGVLVVQNRAKRTYVEEEVEALQTTAMVLAEMIASGELAALAQPGAEPAARHSLHKTGAILSDGIALGHVVLHEPRVVITNYIAEDLPKEIKKLDAALTKLRADLDRMLERGDVAEGGEHREVLEAYRMFANDHGWSHKLHEAVATGLTAEAAVERVQSDTRARMLRSTDPYLRDRLHDLEDLGHRLMRQLVGQDHAPSREQLPENAILIARAMGPAALLDYDRKRLRGLVLEEGTANSHVSIVARALGIPAVGEVPNAPGIADPGDAIIVDGTSGSIYVRPSAEIESAYAERVRFRARRQAQYAALRDMPCVTKDGQPVELMINAGLVIDLPHIDDTGSAGIGLFRTELQFMVGQSLPRSSDQLALYRTVLDAAGSKPVTFRTLDIGGDKALPYMETVVEENPALGWRAIRLGLDRPGLLRGQIRALLRAGGGRALKIMFPMISDVAEFDQAKAIVERELTYLRQHGHALPERIDVGTMVEVPALLYQLDELLKKVDFVSVGSNDLFQFMFAVDRGNAKVSERFDTMSAPIMRALRDIVRKADAAKKTASLCGEMASKPLGALALIALGYRSLSLSATGHGPVKAMILDLDAKKAEAVIMPLLDAPAGSVSIRKKLTEFAEAEGLSL